A segment of the Ipomoea triloba cultivar NCNSP0323 chromosome 1, ASM357664v1 genome:
GCAATCATCCAATATCACGGCACCAGCCCCAGAAGAACCACTGTAATCTTGTTCCAGGAAAAATAAGAAAGACTGATTGAGATATCAACTTAAATTTAGTGTTGATGGCATAACTAGGAATTTGTACTGGAGCATAAATATGGTTGAAGGAAGAAAATATGAAGCTTGCCagaaaaaaacagaagaagTAACAAAGTATTGTGGTGAATTAAATAGTTCAAGAAGAGTACCATAAATTGATCCCCCTCCTCTGCCTATGCTCAGATTGTCATTAAGAGCTAATCTGATTTCTGGATTACCAGTTAGGTAACTCTTCATTTGAATAGTGCCATCAATTTCAGAAGTCAATATATATCCCTGTTAtttttttagggaaaaaaatGGATTGGATTAAAAGGCACATCTTGAAGCAATGTATGTCGAAAGTAAATGCAGCAAGTCAATAAAACTACAAAAAacaatggaaaactggaaaagggTGCCAATCTAATTATTAGGCCATTAGCATAGCCGGTACATAgaaacaatttgaaattttgaactCAGGAGAAATAAAGGGTGCCACCAATCTAATGAATTTTTACCCTGGAAGTCAACATATCCACCAGTTATTACTTTTGCCTCCCACAATTTGTTTTCATAAAGGTTGAAAATATATTGTTCTACAGACAGGGTGTTATGGCATAAAGGTCAAATGTAGATTGAGGTTTTTTGTCACATGAGCATTAGATAATCATTTACAGACATTTCCTACCTAATCCACCAAGTGCTCATACTGTGATTCATGATCGTTACATTGGTTCCTTAAATAAGATTAAGATTTGCTGCAACACATAAATTGCTACAGAATCTAAAACTGTTACTCACACTTGAGCTGAATGTAATGCTTATTTTCTCAATTACATCCACAAATATTTCCTCCCTCTTTCTACCACCTGGCTCATTCGCTACAACAGACTTAGTAATAGCTGTCCCTGGCATTCTTTTCGTCCCTTGCTGCCAATGTCAAAGTGAAAGAGCATCAAGGAGGGAGATGAATTACTAATACCAAAGTAAAATTGGTTCTAATCATGTTGTTAGTCAATCTAAAATACCATAAATATAGCAGCAGGACCGATTGGTGGCAAATGTCCAGCATCAATAACAATTGGCTCATTAAATATATAGGATTTCAAGACCTCAGTGGATGTTGTTTGAACATAACCAAAATCCTGgaataaataaaacacaattaGATTAAGTTTCCTTTACAATctttaatgaaatatatattaaaaaaaaaaaaaattaaagcagcTGAAACTCCAAAGCCTCAATCATCAATGCCACAAAGACCTAAGGCTAATGGTAAAAAAAGAATCACAGATATCACTAGATATCCTGAATGTAATTGCCCAAAAAAACTCAGAACTGTTGGACAGATTGcacaaatattttcaaaaaaaaaaaaagaagcaaaaatcTACTATGATATAATATATCTACTGCAGTTTCAGCAATAAGTGGCAAAATGCTGTAGTTGAATGAAGGATAGGTGTCCTGCTTCTTAATTTTCATTACAGATCATGCCAATAAATTACTTACAATGACTTCATCAAGAAGCTCATACACCAGCACAAAATTTTTTCGCAGGGAGTCTTCATTGAGAATGCCAAGGTAATCTTTGGTGACACGTGCAATCCTTTGCAGAAGCTCCAACACTAGAGAAGGTGATAAATTGGTCCTTGTAGTTGCAACAAAAAGGAGGCCAACAACCTTCACATGGAAATAGTTCACACCATCCGCGTTCTATAGAGGAAAAATGAAAGCCAGCAGATTATAtttgttgaaattaaataactaaataacacATAGAGGAGTTCATAGATCACTGCATCAATGCTTAAAGATTAGGTGTTACAATGATATAGGCTTAATCCTATTTTAAAAACCATTTTATCTATGAAATGCATAATGAAGACAGCATCACACtggtaaagaaaaaaataaaaaatacctaCAAATACAGGCGGTGCTTCCTCTTCACCGTCTTCTTTCCAGAACTTTACTTTGCGGAAGAAGATCTCAGCACTTCCTTTCGGTACATCACCTCGATCTGCAATTCAACGATAATTTAAGTAAAATCCTTAAAACCACACACATTCCAATAGTGGCTGAGTATTAAGAATATACCTCAACTGTCTATAATTAAATTACTCTAGTTCATTCACAGTCTATAAGACTATAACTGAACTGAAAATGCAATGGCCGTGTAATTATTCTCATTTCTTCAAGTCATATCGCAATTCATATCAGCTAGCTCAGCTTGAGTTCAAATAACTTCAATTCCGTTCATAATTACGAAGTTTAGAAGAATATAACGGAGAAAATTAATCAGCAGCATAGTTACGAGATATGAAAACGAATTCCAATTTACAGAGCGCATTTGCAGACTAGCGTATATAAATTAATCATAAATACGTGCATATACAGAGAGTGAGAGAGCTCTCACAGTCACGGAAGACGATGCTGTCTCCCCTCTGAGAAAGAACGAAGAACTGAGAGATCATCACTCGTTGCTACTCCGATTTGAGCTCTGAACTTCCGTGCTATCTGCTGCTAAATCCTACTTGCCTCGATTGAGCAGTTGCACTATCTAACAAAGtatattttgaagaaatttCAGAACAAACCTCTGTAATTCATATATTTCACTTGGAGACCCCAAACATTTCTGTTTTGTACTCCGTAGTatacattcatatttcatacACGGTTACATGCATTATgttaacaatatttatattcatattagtATTTTTCTATACGCGATGCGTAAAAATAGatgttcaatattaataatatatattaaattcttagattttagatatttatattattgtatagtaataatagtaataatgtaaatcatttttataaatttgatatatttttaatactgCTGATTCTTGTtacaataaatatcataatttatcacttatatacaaattttgGGATTAAACTGTATTCAATAGCAAACTATCCGGAAGTCCAGATCCATTACTAAGAGAACTACATATCTGGGCCGAATTGTTAGCATGCTCGTCGACTTTCGGGCCGGGCCATGTATCGGCCCGCAACCTACGGCACAACAACATACCCAACGACCGATTTTCCACAACGGCCTTAAGGGCACGTCTAAGCGACCCAAGATCCTTctccccgccgccgccgccgccttgTTCCTTGCACCACCGGACCACCACGTCCACCTTGGTCCGCCCTCCCACCGTCGCCATCTCCGCCCTCACCACCCGTCCTTTAACCGACTGAACCGCCTCCGTCAAGTCCCGGTTCAGCCCCGGCCTATCCTCGCAACAAATCGTGGCTTTCACCGCCCACgctccttcttcttctccatcgcAGGGGACCACCGCCACCTCATCATTCTCCCCCGGCAAAAATAACGGCGTTTCCCCCCCGCTCTGATGCTCTTCCAGCTTCTCCGCCACCTTCTCTCTAAGCTCCTTCAGCTCCTTAACGGCCTCCGTTAGCACCCTCGGTTTATCCTTCTGCAAACACacatcatatatacatacatacatataaaccCATGCACGATCATTGTAGATATACATGTAtgatttttcctaataatatatattatatattatattagggccttaattaagtggtgcgtGTTAAGTAGTCTAGTTCAACTGATTGGACGATCCGAGATTGGACTGAATAACTAGAAGTTGTTCTGAATAATTAAAAGCATGTGCCTAATATAAACTTGGATTGAATATTCTGTGGGTTAACATGCAATGGTCAACAtgcaaaaacaaaaccaaaaacatCAATTACCCAACCAAATTGGTCAAACTGTTCGTCAGTCAACTGGCAACCTAAAATGGATTACCTTCTTGTGTTTTTTGTCAGAAATTTAGTGCACACTCTCGAATAGTGGTTATAGATTTATAAACtaaaaaaagatattaaaaaaaaaaatcaactacaCGTACTTTAGTGAGATCGGGAAAGAGTTTCCTGAGAGTAGAAAGGTGAGAATTGATTCTTTTCCTGCGTTCACTTTCAGCCTTGGCATGTCTGTTAGCCGCTTCTTTGGACTTTTTCTTGGCTAAATATCGacggtgatgatgatgatgataatctACCTCGTTTTGTGTCTGCAGAGGAATAGAGTTCACCATTTTCATGATGTTTTGTTTTCCCACACTGCACCCTATAATATGTTCAAAGAAACCTTTTAATGGAGAGAAGGGGGAGGGAGATACTCAGTATATTTATAAAGAGGggaaaataatgaaagaaaatacTGGGTATTAAATGGCTGATTTTGCTGGAGTTAATAACAGATCGAGAATAATAAGGAAAGAGGATGATGATGTTGAGGAGCAGCTTTAATGTTCTTTGTTAATGTGTTTTATGGGAAAACAATGAGGAAAAATCAGAggattgtatgtatgtatgtatgtatatatgtcagcagagagagagagagagagaaggaggtTACAGAGATATATACTGGTGGAGTGTTGGGGAGATTGGAACAAGAACTGGATGAGAGCTGAGAGAGCCTTTTTACTACCGTTTGCATGGCGGGCGGGTTGGGATTATTCAAAGTGTAAAATCATGGAATGAGACAGATTTTGCAGGTTGAAAAAGCCATTTCGAGATTAGGGAAAACAGCCTGTTACCACATTTTTTCAAATACTTCTTTAATAACTTACTTTGATATCCACCCAATAATTGCATGCATGCTTCTGTATATATTCATATCATAGTTTTTGTCCATGTTCAAAATCAAGTGTAGTACATGTTAAACGGACTGACCAACTTAATTGGGGTTATCCTAAATCAGTAATTTTCAATAGCgttatacattaaaaaataaaaactcaattAGGTAATTAGTTTGATATGATTTAACTTTTGAAAATAGGGTATTTGACATATGGGTGAGAatacatgaaaaataattagatatttcaaataaattgtTCTTTCTCAATTGTTGAGATATGCTGTGGTCCCACATAATGTTTTTACATTGGTGAAAAACAAGTTACTCAAACAATTaggatatatattatatatacattattggtTGTCACTTTAATATCATCTGTAGAATTTATTTGATCCCATGCACACTTCAATATATTAGTGGATGCATGTTTCCTTAGTtacccaataaaaaaaaaaaagttaatgacAAATGTCTGTTATGGATAATCATTATAATCTAGATATTATTTTCAGTGATTGTTGCATTTTTTGTATTCATGAATTGTTGATTCAAAGTGAGATATCACGGgtattattaaatattgaaaaaaaaaattgttatatagaCAATTAATTAATGGGTGATAACTTATATGTTATTATAAAAGGTGTCTCTGATTGAAGCAAAATGAAAGATATGGATAAGGAACTGAAAGATCAACTCAAACATTCTATTTTACAGTCCACAGGGATATATGTTAATGCTGGGCT
Coding sequences within it:
- the LOC116014384 gene encoding AP-4 complex subunit mu, whose product is MISQFFVLSQRGDSIVFRDYRGDVPKGSAEIFFRKVKFWKEDGEEEAPPVFNADGVNYFHVKVVGLLFVATTRTNLSPSLVLELLQRIARVTKDYLGILNEDSLRKNFVLVYELLDEVIDFGYVQTTSTEVLKSYIFNEPIVIDAGHLPPIGPAAIFMQGTKRMPGTAITKSVVANEPGGRKREEIFVDVIEKISITFSSSGYILTSEIDGTIQMKSYLTGNPEIRLALNDNLSIGRGGGSIYDYSGSSGAGAVILDDCNFHESVHLDSFDMDRTLTLVPPDGEFPVMNYRITQEFKPPFRINALIEEAGLHKAEVILKIRAEFPSNITANTVVVQMPVPTYTSRVGFELEPAAVGQTTDFKESNKRLEWNLKKVVGGSECTLRAKLTFSQEAHGNITKEAGPVSMTFTIPMYNPSRLQVKYLQIAKKSKTYNPYRWVRYVTQANSYVARI
- the LOC116011251 gene encoding putative transcription factor bHLH107; translated protein: MVNSIPLQTQNEVDYHHHHHRRYLAKKKSKEAANRHAKAESERRKRINSHLSTLRKLFPDLTKKDKPRVLTEAVKELKELREKVAEKLEEHQSGGETPLFLPGENDEVAVVPCDGEEEGAWAVKATICCEDRPGLNRDLTEAVQSVKGRVVRAEMATVGGRTKVDVVVRWCKEQGGGGGGEKDLGSLRRALKAVVENRSLGMLLCRRLRADTWPGPKVDEHANNSAQICSSLSNGSGLPDSLLLNTV